A single region of the Nicotiana sylvestris chromosome 6, ASM39365v2, whole genome shotgun sequence genome encodes:
- the LOC138871040 gene encoding uncharacterized protein — protein MNVDDEVEEEPGPLVLKSSKKLTVPKSKRESSVSEKELRKVEDEKSGEKEDEKVAEESAEKISRKFAEKGESVRKSVKRKADASEEPRSSKKTKISDTQGAGKKKNLKKIKTEGAVGSYIRKLKARNVILEGQLSQVQEAPGSSSSQSTEVTV, from the coding sequence ATGAATGTGGATGATGAAGTAGAAGAGGAACCTGGTCCCTTGGTTCTTAAGTCCTCAAAGAAACTTACTGTTCCAAAGTCCAAGAGAGAGTCATCTGTGAGTGAAAAGGAGTTGAGAAAGGTTGAGGATGAAAAATCTGGTGAGAAAGAGGATGAGAAAGTGGCTGAGGAGTCTGCTGAGAAAATCTCCAGGAAATTTGCAGAGAAAGGTGAGAGTGTAAGAAAATCAGTGAAAAGGAAGGCTGATGCCAGTGAGGAACCTCGTTCCTCCAAGAAGACCAAGATTAGTGACACCCAGGGCGCTGGcaagaaaaaaaatttaaaaaaaataaaaacagaagGTGCTGTGGGGTCGTACATAAGGAAGCTGAAGGCAAGGAATGTCATTCTCGAAGGTCAGCTCAGTCAGGTTCAGGAGGCACCTGGTTCCAGCAGCTCTCAAAGCACAGAGGTTACCGTTTGA
- the LOC104224485 gene encoding uncharacterized protein yields the protein MAEDSKLWDVIYDGPFFPTKTSGDPAVTVPKTRKKFNDTDRKAIEKNFHAKKILVCGIGPDEYNKISACQSAKEIWEALQKSHEGTTQDDESIQDMYTRLTSIINELHLLGEIIPRNKLVKKILSVLTGSWESKVNAIIEAKDL from the exons ATGGCGGAAGATTCCAAGCTTTGGGATGTCATCTACGATGGACCTTTTTTCCCTACAAAAACCAGTGGTGACCCAGCGGTAACTGTTcccaaaacaagaaagaaatTCAATGACACTGACCGAAAGGCCATAGAAAAGAATTTTcatgcaaagaaaattcttgtttGTGGCATTGGTCCTGATGAGTACAACAAGATTTCAGCATGCCAATCAGCTAAGGAGATCTGGGAAGCTCTCCAAAAATCTCATGAAGGGACAACGCAG GACGACGAATCCATTCAGGATATGTACACTCGCTTAACATCTATCATCAATGAGCTTCACTTACTGGGAGAGATTATCCCCAGGAACAAACTAGTCAAGAAGATACTTAGTGTACTAACTGGTTCCTGGGAAAGCAAGGTAAATGCTATCATAGAAGCAAAAGATCTGTAG